From a region of the Erythrobacter neustonensis genome:
- a CDS encoding GNAT family N-acetyltransferase yields the protein MTAPVLTTERLILRRIGADDLEPHMELLNTPEVMRHLGGVQPREVIAAKHAASRASFAANGYGFMIAEERDGGAMVAHCGLRRVAHPAAPNPEDFEIGWVVRADRWRQGYALEAMRAVIDWGFTAFDAPRIVALTIASNVGSWRLMEKLGMTRRENLDFADPDGGERHIQYAITRRAWEGQGPAADT from the coding sequence GTGACGGCACCCGTGCTGACGACCGAGCGGCTGATCCTGCGACGGATCGGCGCGGACGATCTGGAACCGCACATGGAATTGCTCAACACGCCCGAGGTCATGCGGCATCTGGGCGGGGTGCAACCGCGCGAGGTGATCGCGGCCAAGCACGCCGCCTCGCGCGCCAGCTTTGCCGCGAACGGCTATGGCTTCATGATTGCCGAGGAACGCGACGGCGGCGCGATGGTCGCGCATTGCGGGCTGCGCCGCGTCGCGCACCCGGCTGCGCCCAATCCGGAAGACTTCGAGATCGGCTGGGTGGTGCGCGCGGATCGTTGGCGGCAGGGCTACGCCTTAGAGGCGATGCGCGCGGTGATCGACTGGGGATTTACCGCATTTGATGCGCCGCGGATCGTTGCGCTGACGATCGCCAGCAATGTCGGCAGTTGGCGGTTGATGGAAAAACTCGGCATGACCCGCCGCGAAAACCTGGATTTCGCCGACCCCGACGGGGGCGAGCGGCATATCCAATACGCGATCACCCGGAGGGCGTGGGAGGGGCAGGGCCCGGCGGCGGATACGTGA
- a CDS encoding GNAT family N-acetyltransferase produces MGKPGAAFRHDTARLTLRDWRDEDWAAFWEGTNTPAVMRWLGGVVDAEGRAAVRARLEAYRADHGHTFWVVERRADGALLGFCGLKRSNQPGGPQGLMEVGWRLREDAWGQGYAREAAAASLALAFEHFGADEVIALTVQGNAPSWGLMLRLGMERREDLDFDSADFDPENPRIIAHAITRATWNAQGPAA; encoded by the coding sequence ATGGGTAAGCCCGGCGCAGCGTTCCGCCACGACACCGCCCGGCTGACCTTGCGCGACTGGCGCGATGAGGACTGGGCGGCGTTCTGGGAGGGCACCAACACGCCGGCGGTGATGCGCTGGCTTGGCGGCGTGGTCGACGCGGAAGGACGCGCCGCGGTGCGTGCGCGGCTCGAAGCCTATCGCGCCGACCACGGCCACACCTTCTGGGTGGTCGAACGCCGCGCGGACGGCGCGCTGCTCGGCTTTTGCGGGCTCAAACGCTCGAACCAGCCGGGCGGGCCGCAGGGACTGATGGAAGTGGGCTGGCGGCTGCGCGAGGACGCCTGGGGGCAGGGCTATGCCAGGGAAGCCGCCGCCGCCTCGCTGGCGCTCGCCTTCGAACATTTCGGCGCGGACGAGGTGATTGCGCTGACGGTGCAGGGCAATGCCCCAAGCTGGGGGCTGATGCTGCGGCTGGGAATGGAACGGCGCGAAGACCTCGACTTCGACAGCGCCGATTTCGACCCCGAAAACCCGCGGATCATCGCCCATGCGATCACCCGGGCGACGTGGAACGCGCAAGGCCCGGCTGCGTGA
- the hemB gene encoding porphobilinogen synthase: MTACYPNTRLRRTRAHAWSRNLHRETMLTPADLIWPLFVTSGKGVEEPIASLPGVSRWSVDGIAARAKEAVDLGIPVIALFPNTPHDLRCEQGAEAHNPDNLMCQAIRAIKDACGNEIGVLTDVALDPYTSHGQDGLIDAGGYVLNDDTVAMLVDQAVNQAEAGADIIAPSDMMDGRIKAIRMALEMNGHCNVQIMSYAAKYASAFYGPFRDAVGSGGLLKGDKKTYQMDPANTDEAIREVALDIAEGADSVMVKPGLPYLDIVARVKAAFDVPVFAYQVSGEYAMIEAAAAAGAGDRDALVLETLLAFKRAGASGVLTYHAAHAARLLNG; the protein is encoded by the coding sequence ATGACCGCATGCTATCCCAACACCCGCCTTCGCCGCACCCGCGCCCACGCGTGGAGCCGCAACTTGCACCGCGAAACGATGCTCACCCCGGCCGATCTGATCTGGCCGCTGTTTGTCACCTCGGGCAAGGGCGTCGAGGAACCGATAGCCAGCCTGCCCGGCGTCTCGCGCTGGTCGGTCGACGGGATCGCCGCGCGCGCGAAAGAGGCGGTCGATCTGGGCATTCCGGTGATCGCGCTGTTCCCCAACACCCCGCATGACCTGCGCTGCGAACAAGGGGCCGAAGCGCACAATCCCGACAACCTGATGTGCCAGGCGATCCGCGCGATCAAGGACGCGTGCGGCAACGAAATCGGCGTGCTGACCGATGTCGCGCTTGATCCCTATACCAGCCACGGGCAGGACGGGCTGATCGACGCAGGCGGCTATGTCCTCAACGACGATACGGTCGCGATGCTGGTCGATCAGGCGGTCAATCAGGCCGAGGCGGGCGCGGATATCATCGCGCCGTCGGACATGATGGACGGGCGGATCAAGGCGATCCGCATGGCGCTGGAAATGAACGGGCACTGCAATGTCCAGATCATGTCCTATGCCGCCAAATATGCCAGCGCCTTTTACGGCCCGTTCCGCGATGCGGTGGGCAGCGGCGGGCTGCTGAAGGGTGACAAGAAGACCTACCAGATGGACCCCGCCAACACCGACGAGGCGATCCGCGAAGTCGCGCTGGACATCGCCGAGGGCGCGGACAGCGTGATGGTGAAGCCGGGGCTGCCCTATCTCGACATCGTCGCGCGGGTGAAAGCAGCGTTCGACGTGCCGGTCTTCGCCTATCAGGTGAGCGGCGAATACGCGATGATCGAGGCCGCCGCCGCCGCCGGAGCGGGGGACCGCGATGCGCTGGTGCTGGAGACGCTGCTCGCCTTCAAGCGCGCGGGCGCGAGCGGGGTGCTGACCTATCATGCCGCCCATGCGGCACGGCTCTTGAATGGGTAA
- a CDS encoding M23 family metallopeptidase encodes MSGFGAPDDAGRALAIRPGTAIVPVPVDPATARELKRYLDNSRQFAEPTAAQRLKRRLVAQRDRAIARFDARRQDASRWFDRLDLAPDLGENIGSRRWLRGLGTMVGLGVAAIAFWPDLTPLEARPAMPLDPAVNSEMRSQMVLPLALGADSGRRMGPTTAVIPLKSAPERPQIAMVVTLAPGDSFVSMLRRAGVAAEDIDRAAALVGQAVAVGDIAPGTQMDLTLGRRAAAGAPRPLDALSFRARFDLELALARPGVGQVAADGTPVIPNGPLALQRKPIRVDETPLRVRGLVGSSLYRSMRQAGVPASAVQDYLKTLDEQIDIEREVRASDEFDVILSYRRAATGERQAGQLLYAGIDRAGRARTQLMRWGTGGRFYEASGVGEQRRGLLAPVPGAITSNYGMRRHPILGYFRMHSGMDFKASHGTPIVAVSDARVSSAGRAGGCGIAVRLEHGGGLSTRYCHMSRMAVAPGMTVRRGQVIGYVGSTGLSTGAHLHYEMYRGGRPINPASVQFVNRALLSGTELIDFRRRLLMLKEVVPGAALADLAPQAGETREPVREIEKIDTARQGPPAARAP; translated from the coding sequence ATGTCTGGATTTGGCGCGCCCGACGACGCGGGCCGCGCGTTGGCGATCCGTCCGGGCACCGCAATCGTCCCGGTGCCGGTCGATCCGGCAACCGCGCGCGAACTCAAACGCTATCTCGACAATTCGCGGCAGTTTGCCGAACCCACCGCTGCCCAGCGGCTGAAGCGGCGGTTGGTGGCGCAGCGTGACCGTGCGATCGCGCGCTTCGATGCGCGGCGGCAGGACGCCTCGCGCTGGTTCGACCGGCTCGATCTCGCCCCCGATCTGGGCGAGAATATCGGCAGCCGCCGCTGGCTGCGCGGGCTCGGCACGATGGTCGGCCTGGGGGTGGCGGCGATCGCGTTCTGGCCCGATCTCACCCCGCTCGAAGCACGGCCGGCAATGCCGCTCGACCCCGCAGTGAACAGCGAAATGCGCAGCCAGATGGTGCTGCCGCTGGCGCTGGGCGCGGACAGCGGGCGGCGGATGGGGCCGACCACGGCGGTGATCCCGCTGAAAAGCGCGCCCGAACGCCCGCAGATCGCGATGGTGGTGACACTCGCCCCAGGAGACAGCTTCGTTTCGATGCTGCGCCGCGCGGGCGTGGCAGCGGAGGATATCGACCGCGCCGCCGCGCTGGTGGGGCAGGCGGTTGCCGTGGGCGATATCGCGCCGGGCACGCAGATGGACCTGACGCTGGGCCGCCGCGCCGCCGCCGGTGCCCCGCGGCCGCTCGACGCGCTGTCGTTCCGCGCGCGCTTCGATCTCGAACTTGCGCTGGCCCGCCCCGGCGTGGGCCAGGTTGCCGCCGATGGCACGCCGGTGATCCCGAACGGACCGCTCGCGCTGCAACGCAAGCCGATCCGGGTCGATGAAACCCCGCTGCGGGTGCGCGGGCTGGTCGGCTCCAGCCTCTATCGCTCGATGCGGCAGGCGGGTGTCCCGGCAAGCGCGGTGCAGGACTACCTCAAGACGCTCGACGAACAGATCGATATCGAGCGCGAAGTGCGCGCGTCGGACGAATTCGATGTCATCCTGTCCTATCGCCGCGCCGCGACGGGCGAACGGCAGGCGGGGCAGCTGCTTTATGCCGGGATCGACCGCGCCGGCCGGGCGCGCACGCAGCTGATGCGCTGGGGCACGGGCGGGCGGTTCTACGAGGCATCGGGCGTGGGCGAACAGCGCCGCGGGCTGCTGGCCCCGGTGCCGGGCGCGATCACGTCGAATTACGGGATGCGGCGGCACCCGATCCTCGGCTATTTCCGGATGCATTCGGGAATGGACTTCAAGGCGTCACACGGCACCCCGATCGTCGCGGTCAGCGATGCGCGGGTGAGTTCGGCCGGGCGCGCGGGCGGCTGCGGGATCGCGGTGCGGCTGGAGCATGGCGGCGGGTTGTCGACGCGCTATTGCCACATGAGCCGGATGGCGGTGGCGCCGGGCATGACCGTGCGGCGCGGGCAGGTGATCGGCTATGTCGGATCGACCGGCCTGTCGACCGGCGCGCACCTCCACTACGAAATGTATCGCGGCGGGCGGCCGATCAATCCGGCAAGCGTCCAGTTCGTCAACCGTGCGCTGCTGTCGGGGACCGAGCTTATTGATTTCCGCCGCCGCCTGCTGATGCTGAAGGAGGTCGTGCCGGGCGCGGCGCTTGCCGATCTTGCCCCGCAGGCCGGCGAAACGCGCGAACCGGTGCGCGAGATCGAGAAGATCGACACGGCGCGGCAAGGCCCACCCGCTGCGCGCGCGCCATAA
- a CDS encoding helicase-related protein yields the protein MTFPANPRPSRGAEDNRRVRAVLGPTNTGKTHLAIERMCGHSSGMMGFPLRLLAREVYDRVRAIKGDKQVALITGEERIEPPEARYFLCTAEAMPRTAGQHAFVALDEAQLGADPERGHIFTDRLLHARGREETMILGSATLEPMVKALIPGAEITSRPRFSTLSHAGVCKLSRLPKRSAVVAFSVEQVYAMAEALRRFRGGAAVVMGALSPETRNKQVAMFQSGEVDYIVATDAIGMGLNLDLDHVAFAALAKFDGHRKRRLTPSEMAQIAGRAGRHQRDGTFGTLSGTGKGDGEPLAFTDEEVYAIEEHKFAPLTHLFWRDATPRFDSLAKLIADLESRPAHPALKAAPEAIDLAVLRRLAADPVADTVRGPGNVRRFWEVCSLPDFRNVGVEQHARFIARLWDDLRGGYIGADFIAARIAELDRMQGDIDTLQGRIAAIRAYAYICQRPDWVLARDEMAARARAVEAKLSDALHARLTERFVNRRTTLLMKSLGQDASALPVTLEPDGHVTVEGESIGRLDGFRFQVDPDAGVADRRMLLAAGEKALPAILASRAEWLLAEGVGELEISGGAIRWQNRALAEITFPGHPGSGNFGTPRLTLSRDLALLPEAAKAKLEAGLAAWLDKQLEPLEPLRKLAEAARDPEAGSQARALVITLIEARGVISREDAGLENLPKEMRPYLRKLGITFGALDIFDAPLLKPAPRRLLHALGLDTRAVQDAMLPVLAEGSWAKGRLPAGYRYAGSQAIRVDLAEKIFRAAFDARSLVTAAHPKERNRPFRVDLALAVSVGLEAENARRLLGSAGFRVERARALAEGAQGAPAPDRWYWRPRRPGEKDERRGERKDTRSGQRGQPRGEPRAKSGGPRGKGSDDPKRGGQRGPRPPRDGDKRGPRSAQTPSRPPVDTGPARAGGAFDKLADLLKG from the coding sequence GTGACCTTCCCCGCCAACCCCCGCCCGTCCAGGGGCGCCGAAGACAATCGCCGCGTGCGCGCGGTGCTCGGCCCCACCAACACGGGCAAGACGCACCTCGCGATCGAGCGGATGTGCGGCCATTCGTCCGGAATGATGGGCTTTCCGCTGCGCCTGCTCGCGCGCGAAGTCTATGACCGGGTGCGCGCGATAAAGGGCGACAAGCAGGTCGCGCTGATCACCGGCGAGGAACGGATCGAACCGCCCGAAGCACGCTATTTCCTCTGCACCGCCGAAGCCATGCCGCGCACCGCCGGACAGCACGCCTTCGTCGCGCTCGACGAGGCGCAATTGGGCGCAGACCCCGAACGCGGGCACATCTTCACCGACCGCCTGCTTCACGCCCGCGGGCGCGAGGAGACGATGATCCTCGGCAGCGCCACATTGGAACCGATGGTCAAGGCGCTGATCCCCGGCGCGGAAATCACCAGCCGCCCGCGCTTTTCCACGCTCTCCCATGCGGGCGTGTGCAAGCTGTCGCGCCTGCCCAAACGCAGCGCCGTGGTCGCCTTCAGTGTAGAACAGGTTTACGCCATGGCCGAAGCCCTGCGCCGGTTCCGCGGCGGCGCGGCGGTGGTGATGGGCGCGCTTTCGCCCGAAACCCGCAACAAGCAGGTCGCAATGTTCCAGTCGGGCGAGGTCGACTATATCGTCGCCACCGACGCGATCGGGATGGGATTGAACCTCGATCTCGATCACGTTGCCTTCGCCGCGCTGGCGAAATTCGACGGGCATCGCAAACGCCGCCTCACCCCGTCGGAGATGGCGCAGATCGCGGGCCGCGCCGGGCGGCACCAGCGCGACGGCACCTTCGGCACGCTGTCGGGCACCGGCAAGGGCGACGGCGAACCGCTCGCCTTCACCGACGAGGAAGTCTACGCGATCGAGGAACACAAGTTCGCGCCGCTGACCCACCTGTTCTGGCGCGATGCGACCCCGCGGTTCGATTCGCTTGCCAAACTGATCGCCGATCTCGAATCGCGCCCTGCCCATCCGGCCCTGAAAGCCGCGCCCGAGGCGATCGACCTCGCGGTGCTGCGCCGCCTGGCGGCCGATCCCGTTGCCGACACCGTGCGCGGACCGGGCAATGTCCGGCGCTTCTGGGAGGTCTGCTCGCTGCCTGATTTCCGCAATGTCGGGGTGGAACAGCACGCCCGCTTCATCGCGCGGTTGTGGGACGACCTGCGCGGCGGATATATCGGCGCGGATTTTATCGCCGCGCGCATCGCCGAACTTGACCGGATGCAGGGCGACATCGACACGCTGCAGGGGCGAATCGCGGCGATTCGCGCCTATGCCTATATCTGCCAGCGCCCGGATTGGGTATTGGCGCGGGACGAAATGGCCGCGCGGGCGCGCGCGGTCGAAGCAAAGCTTTCGGATGCGCTGCATGCGCGGCTGACCGAAAGGTTCGTGAATCGAAGGACGACACTCTTGATGAAATCGCTGGGGCAGGATGCATCTGCGCTGCCCGTCACGCTCGAACCCGATGGCCATGTCACCGTGGAGGGCGAAAGCATCGGCCGGCTCGATGGTTTCCGCTTCCAGGTCGATCCCGATGCCGGGGTGGCCGATCGCCGGATGCTGCTCGCCGCGGGCGAGAAGGCCCTGCCTGCAATCCTCGCAAGCCGCGCCGAATGGCTGCTGGCCGAAGGCGTGGGCGAGCTTGAAATCAGCGGCGGCGCGATCCGCTGGCAGAACCGCGCGCTGGCCGAGATCACTTTCCCCGGCCATCCCGGTTCGGGCAATTTCGGCACCCCGCGCCTGACGCTGAGCCGCGATCTGGCGCTCTTGCCCGAGGCGGCAAAGGCGAAGCTCGAAGCCGGGCTTGCCGCGTGGCTCGACAAGCAGCTCGAACCGCTCGAACCCTTGCGCAAGCTGGCCGAGGCCGCACGCGATCCCGAAGCCGGATCGCAGGCGCGCGCGCTGGTGATCACGCTGATCGAGGCGCGCGGCGTGATCAGCCGCGAGGATGCGGGGCTCGAAAATCTGCCCAAGGAAATGCGCCCCTATCTGCGCAAGCTCGGCATCACTTTCGGCGCGCTCGACATCTTCGATGCGCCGCTGCTCAAGCCCGCGCCGCGGCGACTGCTGCACGCGCTGGGGCTGGATACCCGCGCCGTGCAGGATGCGATGCTGCCCGTGCTGGCCGAGGGCAGCTGGGCCAAAGGCCGCCTGCCTGCCGGATACCGCTATGCCGGAAGCCAAGCGATCCGGGTCGATCTGGCCGAGAAGATCTTCCGCGCCGCCTTCGATGCGCGCAGCCTCGTGACCGCGGCGCATCCCAAGGAGCGCAACCGTCCGTTCCGGGTCGATCTGGCGCTGGCGGTGTCGGTCGGGCTCGAAGCGGAGAACGCACGCCGCCTGCTGGGCAGCGCGGGCTTCCGTGTCGAACGCGCGCGCGCGCTGGCCGAAGGCGCGCAAGGTGCACCCGCGCCCGACCGCTGGTATTGGCGCCCGCGCCGTCCGGGCGAAAAGGACGAACGCCGCGGCGAGCGCAAGGACACACGCAGCGGCCAGCGCGGCCAGCCCCGCGGTGAGCCTCGCGCAAAATCGGGTGGCCCGCGCGGCAAGGGATCGGACGATCCGAAGCGCGGCGGGCAGCGTGGCCCCAGACCCCCGCGTGATGGCGACAAGCGCGGTCCAAGATCCGCCCAGACCCCGTCTCGCCCCCCCGTCGACACCGGCCCGGCCCGTGCCGGCGGTGCCTTCGACAAACTGGCGGACCTGCTCAAGGGATGA
- a CDS encoding RNA-binding S4 domain-containing protein — translation MSREGAGEMLRIDRLLVYLRFARTRSAADALIARAAVRRNRRHVLRGAECARCGDVLTVMVGAEVRVIELLTLPARRGSPAEARSHYRALDVFHEIAGAGLDPNGQNTIGGAPVPSRAPGDPEDFS, via the coding sequence ATGAGCCGCGAGGGTGCGGGCGAAATGCTCAGGATCGACCGCTTGCTGGTCTATCTGCGCTTTGCCCGCACCCGCTCTGCCGCCGATGCGCTGATCGCGCGCGCTGCGGTGCGCCGCAACCGCCGGCACGTGCTGCGCGGGGCGGAATGTGCGCGCTGCGGCGATGTGCTGACGGTGATGGTCGGCGCCGAGGTCAGGGTGATCGAACTGCTCACCCTGCCCGCCCGCCGCGGGTCACCCGCCGAGGCGCGCAGCCATTACCGCGCGCTCGACGTTTTTCATGAGATTGCCGGGGCAGGGCTTGACCCTAACGGGCAAAACACCATAGGCGGAGCGCCTGTGCCGAGCCGCGCGCCCGGTGATCCCGAAGACTTCTCGTGA
- the fdxA gene encoding ferredoxin FdxA, with translation MTYVVTEDCIKCKYTDCVEVCPVDCFYEGENMLVINPSECIDCGVCEPECPAEAILPDTEDGLEKWLELNTQYSAIWPNITSQKAPPEDADAHKGEKGKFELYFSAEPGEGD, from the coding sequence ATGACTTACGTCGTCACCGAAGACTGCATCAAGTGCAAGTACACCGACTGCGTGGAAGTGTGCCCGGTCGATTGCTTCTACGAGGGCGAGAACATGCTGGTGATCAACCCCAGCGAATGCATCGATTGCGGCGTGTGCGAACCCGAATGCCCGGCCGAGGCGATCCTCCCCGATACCGAGGACGGCCTTGAAAAGTGGCTCGAGCTCAACACGCAGTATTCGGCGATCTGGCCCAACATCACCAGCCAGAAGGCCCCGCCCGAAGATGCCGATGCGCACAAGGGCGAAAAGGGCAAGTTCGAGCTCTATTTCAGCGCCGAACCGGGCGAAGGCGACTGA
- a CDS encoding CarD family transcriptional regulator, producing the protein MASTANAFTVGDYVVYPKHGVGRVIELQKEEIAGMQLELYVLRFEKERMTLRVPTNKVEAIGMRKLSSDKTLKQAMETLKGKPKVKRTMWSRRAQEYEAKINSGDLVSIAEVTRDLFRPEDQPEQSYSERQIFEAASSRLARELAAMEETDEPTALNKILDVLREHAPQYYDSAEEA; encoded by the coding sequence ATGGCGAGCACCGCGAACGCATTTACCGTGGGCGATTATGTCGTCTATCCCAAGCACGGCGTGGGCCGCGTGATCGAACTCCAGAAGGAAGAGATCGCCGGGATGCAGCTCGAACTCTATGTCCTGCGCTTCGAGAAAGAGCGCATGACGCTGCGGGTGCCGACGAACAAGGTCGAAGCGATCGGCATGCGCAAGCTGTCCTCGGACAAGACGCTCAAGCAGGCGATGGAAACCTTGAAGGGCAAGCCCAAGGTCAAGCGCACCATGTGGTCGCGCCGCGCGCAGGAATACGAAGCGAAGATCAATTCGGGCGACCTGGTGTCGATCGCCGAAGTCACCCGCGACCTGTTCCGCCCCGAAGACCAGCCCGAGCAGTCCTATTCGGAACGCCAGATCTTCGAAGCCGCCTCGAGCCGCCTCGCGCGCGAACTGGCCGCGATGGAAGAAACCGACGAGCCGACCGCGCTGAACAAGATTCTCGACGTGCTGCGCGAACACGCCCCGCAGTATTACGACAGCGCCGAAGAAGCCTAA